The DNA sequence GCACGTCCAAGGGGAAATAGAATTAGAAAAGCGGAGGCGACTGTTCTATCGAGGAACGCGGACTAAGTACGCCACGTCGTATGGCAACGTCCTCATGACCCGCTTCCTGCGGGCCTAAAAAATGCCAGGCACCTCCCGCGGACAAATCACATTGAAATGTCCACAGACGGTGCCTGGCACTAAAATTATTTAATGATTCGATGGCCTGCTGCTTTGAGAAGCCGGTTCATAATGGCTTCACCGACACCTTCTGCGGGGAAGGATTCGCTGAAGATCACATCCACTCCAGAGCTGTTGAAGCTCCGTAATGCTTCGTAAAGGGAGGCTGCCACTGTTTCCAGATTCGCTCTCTTGCCGCATATAAATGTAAAATCGCTGTCGTAAAATTTTTCATTTTCGGCCGTTGTAAGCACACCGGCTTTCAGGCCTTCCGTATGCTGTTCGTTCACCAATTCCTGAATCCGTTCCCTTGTTCCTTCTACTATATATAAGGGAGCATCAGGTGCATAATGCCGATACTTCATGCCGGGGGAGCGCGGCGCCTCCTTCTCATCGGCAAGCGCAGGATCGGCCGCTACCTCTCCCACTACCCGCTCGAGCTGCTCTTTCGTCACTCCGCCAGGTCTCAGGATGACCGGAATCTCTCCCGTACAATCCAGGACAGTGGATTCAACACCTACTCCGGTAGGACCGCCATCCACAATTCCTGCAATCCTCCCGTTCAAATCTTCCTTCACATGTCCGGCAGTAGTCGGGCTGGGCCGCCCGGACCTGTTCGCGCTTGGAGCGGCTACCGGAACGCCGCTTTCACGGAGAATGGCGAGAGCCACCGGGTGATCCGGCATCCTGATTCCGACCGTATTCAGCCCTGCCGTTGCTGT is a window from the Bacillus infantis NRRL B-14911 genome containing:
- a CDS encoding L-threonylcarbamoyladenylate synthase, whose protein sequence is MKTEIWSVDKNVDSLNDYPQIKQAAALLAQNETVAFPTETVYGLGGNARNDEAVKKIFEAKGRPSDNPLIIHIADREQLEGIVESVPASADKLMEAFWPGPLTIIFNKKDGQLSETATAGLNTVGIRMPDHPVALAILRESGVPVAAPSANRSGRPSPTTAGHVKEDLNGRIAGIVDGGPTGVGVESTVLDCTGEIPVILRPGGVTKEQLERVVGEVAADPALADEKEAPRSPGMKYRHYAPDAPLYIVEGTRERIQELVNEQHTEGLKAGVLTTAENEKFYDSDFTFICGKRANLETVAASLYEALRSFNSSGVDVIFSESFPAEGVGEAIMNRLLKAAGHRIIK